Proteins co-encoded in one Setaria viridis chromosome 9, Setaria_viridis_v4.0, whole genome shotgun sequence genomic window:
- the LOC117835456 gene encoding LOW QUALITY PROTEIN: BTB/POZ and MATH domain-containing protein 2 (The sequence of the model RefSeq protein was modified relative to this genomic sequence to represent the inferred CDS: deleted 1 base in 1 codon), whose translation MVANMPPSSSTAAAAAAGSCSASSITADAASGYHVLRIESYSRIKSTTPNGKYVLSHTFRAAGRTPGLSSTTPEYRRLHLLDGAAGVQLYRPGGEKKPSYVRTVKPNKFVSHGSWGHGKFVKSSDLEQSGPLEDDCSTVRCDIIVIREPRTAATTVPGASFVMVPPPDSSQHFGALLLGGKGADVRFLVADEAFAAHRCVLAARSPVFDALLFGPMKEGTATGNCIRIDGMVPQVFQSLLHFIYTDSLPEMEEQDKEASATMAQHLLEAADRYGMERLKLICEDILCRYIDVSTVATSLVLAEQHRCQGLKEACFEFLKSPKTLDEAMATDGFQHLAKSSPALFELMSKITGR comes from the exons ATGGTTGCTAATATGCCGCCCTCttcttccaccgccgccgccgccgccgctggcagcTGCTCCGCTTCCTCCATCACTGCCGACGCTGCGAGCGGCTACCACGTGCTCAGGATCGAGAGCTACTCGCGCATCAAGTCCACCACCCCCAACGGCAAGTATGTCCTGTCCCACACCTTCCGCGCCGCAGGGCGTACACCTGGGCTATCCAGTACTACCCCCGAATACCGCCGACTACATCTACTTGATGGTGCAGCTGGTGTTCAGCTTTATCGACcaggtggagaa aagaagccatCCTACGTTCGCACCGTTAAGCCGAACAAGTTCGTCAGTCACGGCAGCTGGGGCCATGGTAAATTCGTCAAGAGCTCGGATCTGGAGCAGTCGGGGCCCCTCGAGGACGACTGCTCCACGGTCAGGTGCGACATAATCGTCATCCGCGAACCCCGCACGGCGGCCACTACGGTCCCCGGCGCTTCGTTCGTCATGGTGCCGCCGCCAGACTCGTCGCAGCATTTCGGCGCCCTCCTCCTAGGCGGAAAGGGTGCCGATGTCAGGTTTCTTGTAGCCGACGAGGCATTTGCCGCGCACCGGTGCGTGCTCGCCGCACGGTCGCCGGTCTTTGATGCTTTGCTTTTTGGCCCCATGAAAGAAGGCACCGCCACAGGCAACTGCATACGGATTGATGGTATGGTACCTCAGGTGTTCCAGAGCTTGCTGCATTTCATTTACACTGACTCACTGCCAGAGATGGAAGAGCAAGATAAGGAGGCCAGCGCCACGATGGCGCAACATTTGCTGGAAGCCGCAGACAGGTATGGCATGGAACGGCTCAAGCTGATTTGTGAGGACATTCTGTGCCGGTACATCGATGTGAGCACCGTGGCGACTTCGCTGGTGTTGGCCGAGCAGCACCGCTGCCAAGGGCTTAAGGAGGCGTGCTTCGAGTTTCTCAAGTCTCCAAAAACACTAGATGAGGCCATGGCAACCGATGGATTTCAGCATTTGGCGAAAAGCTCTCCTGCTTTGTTTGAGTTGATGTCCAAGATTACTGGACGCTGA